The proteins below come from a single Xiphophorus couchianus chromosome 20, X_couchianus-1.0, whole genome shotgun sequence genomic window:
- the apof gene encoding uncharacterized protein apof — protein sequence MKRGRMFSKLKWLFLIQLLLTEQSLCRVPPPPPKTDNLLQTTPASEDAEQKQDIQVLLGSSPQPDKSEPTSTRSQNVEKIRSAQLATWTISATLQGQIRDHLQIRGNVSCEELLYASAVDDPLSSVFPQELMGLSLVPVLVASGCPQEAQLLVLKLYDLLGKADTEELLMDLVALIERKMSRSTSASTSAALLSEGEEASQQIDGVMFNIQQLALVKDGGLASQEGHCDGWSRMNGTMLLGTAVRGAAGRVEDAVRSCERLGVLCAGVTSGGPLMPGMYQAVLKKGSRIFPSTSLESECWIRQCNPQEELFQSSGQRMKRSPQRSCINKDEERVYNVVEWIPAVSTLYSLGTAVYYASINCSATAKERAILSAVDLGTDALMVATGGTVGVAGYAVGAGVKTGVKAGVKYLMNSMKAEDDVLVNQSSLERGTFTAE from the coding sequence ATGAAGAGAGGGAGGATGTTCTCCAAGTTGAAGTGGCTGTTTCTGATCCAGCTCCTGCTGACCGAACAGAGCCTTTGCAGAGTCCCGCCTCCTCCACCCAAAACGGACAACCTGCTCCAAACAACTCCAGCCAGTGAAGATGCTGAGCAGAAACAGGACATTCAGGTTCTCCTTGGTTCCAGTCCACAGCCAGACAAATCTGAACCTACATCGACTCGTTCTCAAAACGTGGAGAAGATCCGATCTGCTCAACTTGCGACATGGACTATTTCGGCGACGCTTCAGGGTCAGATTCGAGATCACCTCCAGATTCGAGGAAACGTCAGCTGTGAGGAGCTGCTGTATGCCAGCGCGGTGGATGATCCGTTATCCTCTGTGTTCCCTCAGGAGCTGATGGGACTCTCGTTGGTGCCTGTCCTGGTGGCGTCAGGCTGCCCACAGGAGGCTCAGCTCCTGGTTCTGAAGCTGTACGACCTGCTGGGGAAGGCTGACACTGAGGAGCTGCTGATGGATTTGGTGGCTCTTATAGAGAGGAAGATGAGCAGGTCTACATCAGCATCGACTTCAGCAGCACTGCTTTCCGAGGGAGAAGAAGCAAGTCAGCAAATAGATGGAGTGATGTTCAACATTCAGCAGCTTGCTTTAGTGAAAGATGGTGGCCTTGCATCACAGGAGGGTCATTGTGATGGTTGGAGCCGAATGAATGGGACCATGCTACTGGGAACGGCTGTAAGAGGAGCTGCAGGCCGAGTGGAGGATGCTGTCAGAAGCTGTGAAAGACTCGGAGTCCTGTGTGCCGGTGTGACCAGCGGTGGACCTCTCATGCCTGGAATGTACCAAGCCGTGTTAAAGAAAGGTAGCCGCATCTTTCCATCCACATCCCTGGAGTCTGAGTGCTGGATCCGCCAGTGCAACCCCCAGGAAGAGCTTTTTCAATCCTCAGGTCAGCGGATGAAGCGCAGCCCTCAGAGGAGCTGCATCAACAAGGATGAGGAGCGCGTGTACAACGTGGTGGAGTGGATCCCCGCGGTCAGCACCCTCTACAGCCTCGGCACGGCGGTCTACTACGCCTCCATCAATTGCTCGGCAACGGCCAAGGAGAGAGCCATCCTCAGCGCCGTGGACCTGGGTACCGATGCCCTGATGGTGGCCACAGGCGGGACTGTTGGGGTGGCGGGGTACGCTGTGGGGGCAGGAGTGAAGACCGGTGTGAAAGCCGGAGTCAAGTACCTGATGAACTCCATGAAGGCAGAGGACGATGTGCTGGTGAACCAGTCCAGCTTGGAGAGGGGAACCTTTACTGCCGAGTGA